ATCGGCAAACACAGCTTCCCAAAGAGTTGCGATTCCTATTGCTCCGAGTAAAATAAATAGTCCCTTAACTGCCATTGCCAGGATGATATTTTGCCAGACAATAGTGTGAGTTTTACGAGCTATACTTATTGCTTCAGCTACCTTAGAAGGAGCATCGGTCATTAATACCACATCGGCAGTTTCAATTGCTGCATCCGAACCCAACGCTCCCATTGCCATCCCTACATCAACTCTAGCTATTACGGGTGCATCGTTAATTCCATCGCCGACAAATGCTACCTTACTTTTTTTATCAGTTTTACGAAGATACTGCTCGATCGCTTTTACTTTGTCTTCTGGCAGTAATTCGGCTTTGTAGGCATCTAAACCGAGTTTATCGGCAACGTTCTGAGCCACAACTCGATTATCTCCCGTTAACATCACGGTTTCATTTACCCCCGCTTTTTTCAATCGGGCGATCGCCATAGCTGCATCTTCTTTAATTCTGTCGGCAATTAAGATATATCCTGCATATTTACCGTCTATTGCCAAATGAACTACCGTACCTTCAACATTACAGGTATCGTGTTCTATCTGTTCTCTATGTAACAGGCGATCATTTCCTGCCAAGACTGACATTCCTCTAACCTTGGCACTAATACCGTGTCCTGGTATTTCCTCATAGTCGGTGACATCAAATTTATTAATCGCACCATCATAAGCTTCCATAATCGATCGCGCTACGGGATGATTAGATTGAGATTCAGCGATCGCAGCAAAGGTTAGTAATTCTGTTTCGCTATAATCGTTATAAGGAGTTACCTGAGTTACTTGAAATACTCCTTCGGTTAACGTTCCAGTCTTATCAAAAATTACCGTTTTGACATCGGTTAAGGCATCGAGGAAAGTCGAACCTTTAACTAAAATTCCTCTTTTAGCTGCACCACCAACTCCACCAAAATAACCCAGGGGAATACTGATAACTAATCCGCAGGGACAGGAAATAACTAATAAAACCAACGCTCGATAAACCCACTGTTGGCTAGTCGCACCAGGAATGAATAAGGGCGGCAAGATGGCAACTGCTAGAGAGAGCAAAACTACGATGGGGGTGTAATAACGGGCAAAGCGAGTAATAAATTTTTCTGTCGGGGCTTTTTTACTGCTAGCGTTTTCTACTAAATCTAGAATTTTAGCGATGGACGATTCGGCAAACAGTTTGGTAACTCGAACCGTTAAACTACCCGTTTGGTTAATTACACCTGCTAAAATTGTTTCTCCTTTTCTGACGGTTCGGGGTATAGATTCACCTGTAAGTGCGGAAGTATCTACCTGGGAATTACCCGATAGTATCTCCCCGTCTAAAGGAACTTTCTCCCCTGGCTTAATAACGATCGTATCTCCCACTTCAACTTTTTCGGGGTCAACCTCTCTAACTACTCCATCAACGATTAGATTCGCCGTATCGGGGCGTACCTCTAGCAATGCCTTAATCGAACGACGCGATCGCCCGACGGCAAAGCCTTGAAACAATTCTCCTACCTGAAAAAACAGCATTACCGCTACAGCTTCGGGCAGTTCGTGAATGGCGATCGCCCCCAAGGTAGCAATGGTCATTAAGAAATTTTCATCAAAGATTTTACCCCGCAGAATATTCCGTCCCGCACTGGTTAACACACTCCAACCACTAATCAGATAGGCAGGAATCAAAACTGCATACTCCGCGATCACCCCAGGAGTATCGTGCAAAGGCTGGTTAAAAATTAATCCAATGAAAAATAGAACTAGAGAAATACCAAGGGGGACAATCTCTCGACGTA
The nucleotide sequence above comes from Stanieria cyanosphaera PCC 7437. Encoded proteins:
- a CDS encoding heavy metal translocating P-type ATPase gives rise to the protein MSDKHSAGCCATHENHNHQGHDHSHEHGEFNLRREIVPLGISLVLFFIGLIFNQPLHDTPGVIAEYAVLIPAYLISGWSVLTSAGRNILRGKIFDENFLMTIATLGAIAIHELPEAVAVMLFFQVGELFQGFAVGRSRRSIKALLEVRPDTANLIVDGVVREVDPEKVEVGDTIVIKPGEKVPLDGEILSGNSQVDTSALTGESIPRTVRKGETILAGVINQTGSLTVRVTKLFAESSIAKILDLVENASSKKAPTEKFITRFARYYTPIVVLLSLAVAILPPLFIPGATSQQWVYRALVLLVISCPCGLVISIPLGYFGGVGGAAKRGILVKGSTFLDALTDVKTVIFDKTGTLTEGVFQVTQVTPYNDYSETELLTFAAIAESQSNHPVARSIMEAYDGAINKFDVTDYEEIPGHGISAKVRGMSVLAGNDRLLHREQIEHDTCNVEGTVVHLAIDGKYAGYILIADRIKEDAAMAIARLKKAGVNETVMLTGDNRVVAQNVADKLGLDAYKAELLPEDKVKAIEQYLRKTDKKSKVAFVGDGINDAPVIARVDVGMAMGALGSDAAIETADVVLMTDAPSKVAEAISIARKTHTIVWQNIILAMAVKGLFILLGAIGIATLWEAVFADVGVALMAILNATRVLKVN